In Actinomycetota bacterium, a single genomic region encodes these proteins:
- a CDS encoding penicillin-binding transpeptidase domain-containing protein — protein sequence MRRRVIVGLVAVVVLAAAGAGAWWYLRPKARPDPVAAAYLEAWAGKDWPAMQAQVAAPPADFARQHTDMMEDLRVTKASFAPGTATVTDDRAEVPFQAKLTLRALGEWPYEGVLRLVRRDDRWLVDWSPATLHPELTAGLRFQRTRTWPERAPILAADGSELAGPGPVITITVVGERVKDPAEVVDALTTHAEVPAETARRALAEAERRPNQAVPVVTLAEADFELIRDDIYPVPGLSFPSGEGREYNGPASARMLLGSVGPVTADDLKELGAPYQTGDRTGHGNGLEAAFERQLAGTPSGEVRLAAKDGQGGEDGEATKVLHEFAGTDGEAVETTLDPQAQRAAEAALDPVSKPAALVAVRPSTGELVAVVSTPFEGYNRALLGRYPPGSTFKVVTAGALLAGGLRPGDPVDCPKETKVGGRTFGNFEDEVLGRIPFSSAFAHSCNTAFVQQAAKRLDGDELVAAADRFGFGLDPSPGIPAVTSRVPAPADKADLAAEAFGQGRVVASPLQMALVAATVADGRWRQPTLVAGEAAEADPPEPLDPKVATTLRTLMRRVVTEGTAAPAGLPGKTAGKTGTAEFGTGDPLPTHAWFIGFRGDLAFSVVVEDGGVGGRVAAPVAARFLRGL from the coding sequence ATGCGTCGCCGGGTGATCGTCGGGCTGGTGGCCGTGGTGGTGCTGGCCGCCGCCGGGGCCGGGGCATGGTGGTACCTGCGGCCCAAGGCCAGGCCCGACCCGGTCGCGGCCGCCTACCTGGAGGCCTGGGCGGGCAAGGACTGGCCGGCCATGCAGGCCCAGGTGGCCGCGCCGCCGGCCGACTTCGCCAGGCAGCACACCGACATGATGGAGGACCTGCGGGTCACCAAGGCCAGCTTCGCTCCCGGGACGGCCACCGTCACCGACGACCGGGCCGAGGTCCCGTTCCAGGCCAAGCTGACCCTGCGGGCGCTGGGGGAGTGGCCGTATGAGGGGGTGCTGCGCCTCGTCCGGCGCGACGACCGCTGGCTGGTCGACTGGTCGCCGGCCACCCTCCACCCGGAGCTGACCGCCGGGCTCCGCTTCCAGCGGACCCGGACCTGGCCGGAGCGGGCGCCGATCCTGGCCGCCGACGGCTCCGAGCTGGCCGGGCCCGGTCCGGTGATCACGATCACCGTCGTCGGCGAGCGGGTCAAGGACCCGGCCGAGGTCGTCGACGCCCTGACCACCCACGCCGAGGTCCCGGCCGAGACGGCCAGGCGGGCCCTGGCCGAGGCCGAGCGCCGCCCGAACCAGGCCGTCCCCGTGGTCACCCTGGCCGAGGCCGACTTCGAGCTGATCCGGGACGACATCTACCCCGTGCCCGGCCTGTCGTTCCCGTCCGGCGAGGGCCGGGAGTACAACGGGCCGGCCTCGGCCCGGATGCTGCTCGGCTCGGTCGGGCCGGTGACCGCCGACGACCTCAAGGAGCTGGGCGCTCCCTACCAGACGGGCGACCGGACCGGCCACGGCAACGGCCTCGAGGCGGCGTTCGAGCGCCAGCTCGCCGGCACCCCGTCCGGCGAGGTCCGCCTGGCCGCCAAGGACGGCCAGGGCGGCGAGGACGGCGAGGCGACCAAGGTCCTCCACGAGTTCGCCGGCACCGACGGCGAGGCCGTGGAGACGACCCTGGACCCGCAGGCCCAGCGGGCCGCCGAGGCGGCCCTGGACCCGGTGAGCAAGCCGGCCGCCCTGGTGGCCGTGCGGCCGTCCACCGGTGAGCTGGTGGCGGTGGTCAGCACCCCGTTCGAGGGCTACAACCGGGCCCTGCTCGGCCGCTACCCGCCCGGGTCGACCTTCAAGGTGGTCACCGCCGGGGCCCTGCTGGCCGGCGGGCTGCGTCCGGGCGACCCGGTCGACTGCCCCAAGGAGACCAAGGTCGGCGGCCGCACCTTCGGCAACTTCGAGGACGAGGTGCTGGGCCGGATCCCGTTCTCCAGCGCCTTCGCCCACTCCTGCAACACCGCCTTCGTGCAGCAGGCGGCCAAGCGGCTGGACGGCGACGAGCTGGTCGCGGCCGCGGACCGGTTCGGGTTCGGGCTCGACCCGTCCCCCGGCATCCCGGCCGTGACCAGCCGCGTGCCGGCCCCCGCGGACAAGGCCGACCTGGCCGCCGAGGCCTTCGGCCAGGGCCGGGTGGTGGCCAGCCCCCTGCAGATGGCCCTGGTCGCGGCCACCGTGGCCGACGGCCGCTGGCGCCAGCCCACCCTGGTCGCCGGCGAGGCGGCCGAGGCCGACCCCCCCGAGCCGCTGGACCCCAAGGTCGCCACCACCCTGCGGACCCTGATGCGCCGGGTGGTCACCGAGGGCACGGCCGCCCCGGCCGGCCTGCCCGGCAAGACCGCCGGCAAGACCGGCACGGCCGAGTTCGGCACCGGCGACCCGCTGCCCACCCACGCCTGGTTCATCGGCTTCCGCGGCGACCTGGCCTTCTCGGTGGTGGTCGAGGACGGCGGCGTCGGCGGCCGCGTCGCCGCCCCGGTCGCGGCCCGGTTCCTCCGCGGCCTCTAG
- the uvrB gene encoding excinuclease ABC subunit UvrB, which translates to MEFPPMPAFKLVTDMPAAGDQPAAIDGLANALEAGEQGVTLLGVTGSGKTRSMAGVIERLNRPALVMAPNKTLAAQLTNEFKELFPDNAVEYFVSYYDYYQPEAYIPQTDTYIEKDSSMNEEIDRLRHSATLSLLTRRDVIVVASVSAIYGLGSPQEYRDQMLWLKAGESYDRDGVLRKLVDIHYDRNDLSFVRGKFRVRGDTLEIFPAYEERAVRLEFFGDEVERILIMDPVTGEIVGERDELYVFPATHYVAGSERMRRAIAAIEVELGERLAELEADGKLLEAQRLRMRTNYDLEMLREVGTCNGIENYSRPIDGRDPGSPPFTLIDYFPDDFVLFLDESHVTVPQLQGQYEGDHSRKVTLVEHGFRLPSAMDNRPLRFDEFWERVGQRVFVSATPGPYERRESGAVVEQIIRPTGLVDPEVLVRPTRGQIDDLIHEVRSRVERDQRVLVTTLTKKMAEDLTDYLLEMGLRVRYLHSEIDTVQRIEILRDLRLGEFDTLVGINLLREGLDLPEVTLVAILDADKEGFLRSETSLVQTIGRAARNVDGQVIMYADQVTPSMTRAIEETNRRRKLQIDYNAANGIDPQTVRKRVTDIIQALRGEDEGTAVGGRARKGRAPTPARGRAGRRGGEPAVSGMPRADLERLIASLEEEMHEAAKELRFEYAARIRDEVGDLRRELRAMAEAGVG; encoded by the coding sequence ATGGAGTTCCCCCCGATGCCCGCGTTCAAGCTCGTCACCGACATGCCCGCCGCCGGCGACCAGCCGGCGGCCATCGACGGGCTGGCCAACGCGCTCGAGGCCGGCGAGCAGGGGGTCACGCTGCTGGGCGTGACCGGCTCGGGCAAGACCCGCTCGATGGCCGGGGTGATCGAGCGGCTGAACCGTCCGGCCCTGGTCATGGCCCCCAACAAGACGCTCGCGGCCCAGCTCACCAACGAGTTCAAGGAGCTGTTCCCCGACAACGCCGTCGAGTACTTCGTCTCCTACTACGACTACTACCAGCCCGAGGCCTACATCCCCCAGACCGACACCTACATCGAGAAGGACTCCTCGATGAACGAGGAGATCGACCGGCTGCGCCACTCGGCCACCCTGTCGCTGCTGACCCGCCGCGACGTGATCGTGGTCGCCTCGGTGTCGGCCATCTACGGCCTGGGCTCGCCCCAGGAGTACCGCGACCAGATGCTGTGGCTGAAGGCGGGTGAGAGCTACGACCGCGACGGAGTGCTGCGCAAGCTGGTCGACATCCACTACGACCGCAACGACCTGAGCTTCGTCCGCGGCAAGTTCCGGGTCCGGGGCGACACCCTGGAGATCTTCCCGGCGTACGAGGAGCGGGCCGTGCGCCTGGAGTTCTTCGGCGACGAGGTCGAGCGGATCCTGATCATGGACCCGGTCACGGGCGAGATCGTCGGCGAGCGGGACGAGCTGTACGTGTTCCCGGCCACCCACTACGTGGCCGGCTCGGAGCGGATGCGCCGGGCCATCGCCGCCATCGAGGTCGAGCTGGGCGAGCGCCTGGCCGAGCTGGAGGCAGACGGCAAGCTGCTCGAGGCCCAGCGGCTGCGCATGCGCACCAACTACGACCTGGAGATGCTGCGCGAGGTCGGCACCTGCAACGGGATCGAGAACTACTCGCGGCCGATCGACGGCCGCGACCCCGGCAGCCCGCCGTTCACCCTGATCGACTACTTCCCCGACGACTTCGTGCTGTTCCTGGACGAGTCGCATGTGACCGTGCCCCAGCTCCAGGGCCAGTACGAGGGCGACCACAGCCGCAAGGTGACCCTGGTCGAGCACGGCTTCCGGCTGCCCTCGGCCATGGACAACCGGCCGCTGCGCTTCGACGAGTTCTGGGAGCGGGTCGGCCAGCGGGTGTTCGTGTCGGCCACCCCCGGTCCCTACGAGCGGCGCGAGTCGGGAGCGGTGGTCGAGCAGATCATCCGCCCCACCGGGCTGGTCGACCCCGAGGTGCTGGTCCGCCCGACCAGGGGCCAGATCGACGACCTGATCCACGAGGTCCGCTCGCGGGTCGAGCGCGACCAGCGGGTCCTGGTCACCACCTTGACCAAGAAGATGGCCGAGGACCTGACCGACTACCTGCTGGAGATGGGCCTGCGGGTCCGGTACCTCCACTCCGAGATCGACACCGTGCAGCGCATCGAGATCCTGCGCGACCTGCGCCTTGGCGAGTTCGACACCCTGGTCGGGATCAACCTGCTGCGCGAGGGCCTCGACCTGCCCGAAGTGACCCTGGTGGCCATCCTCGACGCCGACAAGGAGGGCTTCCTGCGCTCGGAGACCTCCCTGGTCCAGACCATCGGCCGGGCCGCCCGCAACGTCGACGGCCAGGTGATCATGTACGCCGACCAGGTCACCCCGTCGATGACCCGGGCCATCGAGGAGACCAACCGCCGCCGCAAGCTCCAGATCGACTACAACGCCGCCAACGGCATCGACCCCCAGACCGTCCGCAAGCGGGTCACCGACATCATCCAGGCCCTGCGGGGCGAGGACGAGGGCACGGCCGTTGGCGGCAGGGCCCGCAAGGGCCGCGCCCCCACCCCGGCCCGAGGCCGGGCCGGCCGCCGCGGCGGCGAGCCGGCCGTCAGCGGCATGCCCCGGGCCGACCTGGAGCGCCTCATCGCCTCCCTGGAGGAGGAGATGCACGAGGCGGCCAAGGAGCTCCGCTTCGAGTACGCCGCCCGCATCCGCGACGAGGTCGGCGACCTGCGCCGCGAGCTCCGGGCCATGGCCGAGGCCGGGGTCGGCTAA
- the murA gene encoding UDP-N-acetylglucosamine 1-carboxyvinyltransferase: MESFVIKGGQPLSGTIRPSGNKNAALPIVAASLLADEPVVLHNVPQILDVDTMMELVASTGATVERTGPNQVRIDPRGLRRASLDPVLCARIRASVLLAAPLVAKTGHCLLPPPGGDVIGRRRLDTHLLAFRSLGVQASFDRALELEVGRLRGASMFLDEASVTATENAIMAAVLAEGTTVIGNAACEPHVQDLCRFLVGLGARISGIGSNLLTIEGVERLRGGEHTIGTDYIEVASFAALAAVTGGELTIEGVVEDDLRPVEVGFYRLGLTWELDGDRLRVPRDQTLEVEDDLGQAIPKIDDGPWPAFPADLTSIAVAVATQASGTLLIFEKMFENRLVFVDKLVGMGARIIICDPHRVVVNGPTRLYGERLESPDIRAGMALLLAALAADGESVIGNVGQIDRGYERIDERLRTLGANIERTG; encoded by the coding sequence ATGGAGAGCTTCGTCATCAAGGGCGGACAGCCGCTGAGCGGCACCATCCGCCCGTCCGGGAACAAGAACGCCGCGTTGCCCATCGTGGCCGCGTCGCTGCTGGCCGACGAGCCGGTGGTGCTGCACAACGTGCCGCAGATCCTGGACGTGGACACGATGATGGAGCTGGTCGCCTCGACCGGGGCGACGGTGGAGCGGACCGGCCCCAACCAGGTCCGGATCGACCCGCGCGGCCTGCGCCGGGCGTCGCTCGACCCGGTGCTGTGCGCCCGCATCCGCGCGTCGGTGCTGCTGGCGGCGCCGCTGGTGGCCAAGACCGGCCACTGCCTGCTGCCGCCCCCCGGCGGCGACGTGATCGGCCGGCGGCGGCTCGACACCCACCTGCTGGCCTTCCGCAGCCTCGGGGTCCAGGCCAGCTTCGACCGGGCCCTGGAGCTGGAGGTGGGGCGGCTCCGCGGGGCGTCGATGTTCCTCGACGAGGCGTCGGTGACGGCCACCGAGAACGCCATCATGGCCGCCGTCCTGGCCGAGGGCACGACCGTCATCGGCAACGCCGCCTGCGAACCCCACGTCCAGGACCTGTGCCGCTTCCTGGTCGGCCTGGGCGCCCGCATCTCCGGCATCGGGTCGAACCTCCTGACCATCGAGGGGGTGGAGCGGCTCCGCGGGGGCGAGCACACCATCGGGACCGACTACATCGAGGTGGCCAGCTTCGCCGCCCTGGCCGCCGTGACCGGGGGTGAGCTGACGATCGAGGGCGTGGTCGAGGACGACCTGCGCCCGGTCGAGGTCGGCTTCTACCGCCTGGGGCTGACCTGGGAGCTGGACGGGGACCGCCTGCGGGTGCCGCGCGACCAGACCCTGGAGGTCGAGGACGACCTCGGCCAGGCCATCCCCAAGATCGACGACGGTCCCTGGCCGGCGTTCCCGGCCGACCTGACCTCGATCGCGGTCGCGGTCGCCACCCAGGCCAGCGGCACCCTGCTGATCTTCGAGAAGATGTTCGAGAACCGGCTGGTGTTCGTGGACAAGCTGGTCGGCATGGGGGCCCGGATCATCATCTGCGACCCCCACCGGGTGGTCGTCAACGGCCCCACCCGCCTGTACGGGGAGCGGCTGGAGTCGCCCGACATCCGCGCCGGCATGGCCCTGCTGCTGGCCGCCCTGGCCGCCGACGGCGAGTCGGTCATCGGCAACGTCGGCCAGATCGACCGGGGTTACGAGCGCATCGACGAGCGGCTCCGCACCCTCGGGGCCAACATCGAGCGCACCGGCTGA
- a CDS encoding DUF2785 domain-containing protein, protein MDRSFWRVIANDENALPQGEWVAELTPELLGWLGSTDPELRDEFAYRILAAWIERGQYGGEQLRTMAKQMTANLEAGLGEQGTDSVYLRTYSVLILMEIVAFDNASPFLDQADLDGFLEAALGYLVREKDLRSWVPGPGWANAVGHTADLLMMLARSPHLGAAELQRILGAIADRLLTPVPEVFVHHEDERLAYAVLNALRRNLIDRSWLVAWLDRFTAAPGQESWRAAYASEAESAARANVTAFLRSLYFQLILTESPPPDAQRSSDAVLVTIRRSDIGFYDLA, encoded by the coding sequence ATGGACCGGAGCTTCTGGCGGGTCATCGCCAACGACGAGAACGCCCTCCCCCAAGGCGAGTGGGTCGCGGAGCTCACCCCGGAGCTGCTCGGCTGGCTCGGCTCCACCGACCCGGAGCTGCGCGACGAGTTCGCCTACCGGATCCTGGCCGCCTGGATCGAGCGCGGCCAGTACGGGGGCGAGCAGCTGCGCACCATGGCCAAGCAGATGACCGCCAACCTGGAGGCCGGCCTCGGCGAGCAGGGCACCGACTCGGTGTACCTGCGCACCTACTCGGTGCTGATCCTCATGGAGATCGTCGCCTTCGACAACGCCAGCCCGTTCCTCGACCAGGCCGACCTGGACGGCTTCCTGGAGGCGGCCCTCGGCTACCTGGTACGCGAGAAGGACCTGCGCAGCTGGGTCCCGGGGCCGGGCTGGGCCAACGCCGTCGGCCACACCGCCGACCTGCTGATGATGCTGGCCCGCAGCCCCCACCTGGGCGCGGCCGAGCTCCAGCGGATCCTGGGCGCGATCGCCGACCGGCTGCTCACCCCCGTCCCGGAGGTCTTCGTCCACCACGAGGACGAGCGCCTGGCCTACGCCGTCCTCAACGCGCTCCGGCGCAACCTGATCGACCGCAGCTGGCTGGTCGCCTGGCTGGACCGCTTCACCGCCGCCCCCGGTCAGGAGTCCTGGCGGGCCGCCTACGCCAGCGAGGCCGAGTCGGCGGCCCGGGCCAACGTCACCGCCTTCCTGCGCAGCCTCTACTTCCAGCTGATCCTGACCGAGAGCCCGCCCCCCGACGCCCAGCGCAGCTCGGACGCGGTCCTGGTCACGATCAGGCGTTCCGACATCGGCTTCTACGACCTGGCCTGA
- a CDS encoding HAD-IA family hydrolase, which translates to MSRLPPIPDPLDCVLFDAGDTLLAPAPSFQGRFVAVAADHGLPLEEAAVDAAIADAVRAASWPSDWTDPATQRSFWVGFYRQVLAGLGHHQGEELAEALFAAFSDPAGYRLFDDVRPALEELAGRGVTLGVVSNFEPWLEDVLALQGVDHLFAVVAISGKLGVAKPDPAIFRWAVQEAGADPAATVHVGDQPVNDVDAARAVGLTPVLIDRFARYPEPNGTHRVESLKGLVDLVSGGGSG; encoded by the coding sequence ATGAGCCGTCTGCCCCCCATTCCCGACCCGCTCGATTGCGTGCTGTTCGACGCCGGCGACACCCTGCTGGCGCCCGCGCCGAGCTTCCAGGGACGGTTCGTGGCCGTGGCCGCCGACCACGGCCTGCCGCTGGAGGAGGCGGCCGTCGACGCCGCCATCGCCGACGCCGTCCGGGCGGCCAGCTGGCCGAGCGACTGGACCGACCCGGCCACCCAGCGGAGCTTCTGGGTCGGTTTCTACCGGCAGGTGCTGGCCGGCCTCGGCCACCACCAGGGCGAGGAGCTGGCCGAGGCGCTGTTCGCCGCGTTCAGCGACCCGGCCGGGTACCGGCTGTTCGACGACGTCCGACCGGCCCTTGAGGAGCTGGCCGGCCGCGGGGTCACGCTGGGGGTGGTGTCCAACTTCGAGCCGTGGCTGGAGGACGTCCTGGCCCTCCAGGGGGTCGACCACCTGTTCGCGGTCGTGGCCATCTCGGGCAAGCTCGGGGTGGCCAAGCCCGACCCGGCCATCTTCCGGTGGGCCGTCCAGGAGGCCGGGGCCGACCCCGCGGCCACGGTGCACGTCGGCGACCAGCCGGTCAACGACGTGGACGCGGCCCGGGCGGTCGGGCTCACCCCCGTTCTGATCGACCGGTTCGCCCGCTATCCGGAACCGAACGGCACCCATCGGGTGGAGTCGCTCAAGGGACTTGTCGACCTGGTTTCTGGCGGGGGGTCCGGCTGA
- the coaE gene encoding dephospho-CoA kinase (Dephospho-CoA kinase (CoaE) performs the final step in coenzyme A biosynthesis.), which yields MLLVGLTGGIASGKSTVSAMLAERGAEVIDADHIARQVVMPGTPAWCKIREHFGPGVLHPDGQIDRQALADIVFADKAKLALLNEITHPAIFARIADRLEAHQHQDVVVVLDAALLIEAGLAEGVDVVIVTHSPHEIQVERLAAKGLGERDASNRIAAQLEPEKRLARADIVIDNSGSLEKLGRRVDEVWEELQGLLAARAGGPEGGRRS from the coding sequence ATGCTGCTGGTCGGGCTGACGGGAGGCATCGCCTCGGGCAAGAGCACGGTCTCGGCCATGCTCGCCGAACGCGGCGCCGAGGTCATCGACGCCGACCACATCGCCCGGCAGGTGGTGATGCCGGGCACGCCGGCCTGGTGCAAGATCCGCGAGCACTTCGGTCCCGGGGTGCTGCACCCCGACGGGCAGATCGACCGCCAGGCCCTGGCCGACATCGTGTTCGCCGACAAGGCCAAGCTGGCCCTGCTCAACGAGATCACCCACCCGGCCATCTTCGCCCGCATCGCCGACCGGCTCGAGGCCCACCAGCACCAGGACGTTGTCGTGGTCCTGGACGCGGCCCTGCTGATCGAGGCCGGGCTGGCCGAGGGCGTCGACGTGGTGATCGTCACCCACTCGCCCCACGAGATCCAGGTCGAGCGGCTGGCCGCCAAGGGGCTGGGGGAGCGGGACGCCTCCAACCGCATCGCCGCCCAGCTCGAGCCGGAGAAACGCCTGGCCAGAGCGGACATCGTGATCGACAACAGCGGCTCGCTGGAGAAGCTCGGCCGCCGGGTCGACGAGGTCTGGGAGGAGCTCCAGGGTCTTCTGGCGGCGCGCGCGGGAGGTCCGGAGGGCGGTCGGCGGTCGTGA
- the rpsA gene encoding 30S ribosomal protein S1, giving the protein MTESTERPTATEQDVSGVTTQVTQNDVGSAEDLAAAYEESLKAFEEGDIVDGYVVKVDRDEVLLDIGYKSEGVIPSRELSIKHDVDPNEVVSLGDHIEALVMQKEDKDGRLILSKKRAQYERAWGTIEKKKENDEIVEGTVIEVVKGGLILDIGLRGFLPASLVEMRRVRDLHPYVGRTLEAKIIELDKNRNNVVLSRRAWLEETQSATRRAFLHTLRKGEVRKGVVSSIVNFGAFVDLGGVDGLVHVSELSWKHIDHPSEVVEVGQEVEVEVLDVDLERERVSLSLKATQEDPWRQFARSHQIGELIPGRVTKLVPFGAFVRVDDGIEGLVHISELAERHVDIPEQVVSVGEEITVKVIDIDLDRRRISLSLKQAAQDQAQLTTQEDELALEEGAYQGYEGEYAEGVYAEGAYAEGDYADGSYVYDEQGNPIGVMPGTAMAEAFQEAGFYEGTYDAEGQPVEEQGQEGEPTPEAEAGEAEAGEAGDAGQAEAAGDDTLENIVEDLKRKNAGE; this is encoded by the coding sequence TTGACCGAGTCCACCGAGCGACCCACCGCAACCGAGCAGGACGTCTCTGGGGTAACCACCCAGGTGACACAGAACGATGTCGGCTCCGCCGAAGACCTCGCGGCCGCCTACGAGGAGTCGCTGAAGGCCTTCGAGGAAGGTGACATCGTCGACGGCTACGTGGTGAAGGTCGACCGCGACGAGGTCCTGCTCGACATCGGCTACAAGTCCGAGGGCGTCATCCCCTCCCGCGAGCTGTCCATCAAGCATGACGTCGACCCCAACGAGGTCGTCAGTCTCGGTGACCACATCGAGGCCCTGGTCATGCAGAAGGAGGACAAGGACGGCCGCCTGATCCTGTCCAAGAAGCGGGCCCAGTACGAGCGGGCCTGGGGCACGATCGAGAAGAAGAAGGAGAACGACGAGATCGTCGAGGGGACCGTCATCGAGGTCGTCAAGGGCGGCCTGATCCTCGACATCGGCCTGCGCGGCTTCCTGCCCGCCTCCCTGGTCGAGATGCGCCGGGTGCGCGACCTGCACCCCTATGTCGGGCGCACCCTCGAGGCCAAGATCATCGAGCTCGACAAGAACCGCAACAACGTGGTCCTGTCGCGCCGGGCCTGGCTGGAGGAGACCCAGTCGGCCACCCGCCGGGCGTTCCTGCACACCCTGCGCAAGGGCGAGGTCCGCAAGGGCGTCGTCTCCAGCATCGTCAACTTCGGCGCCTTCGTGGACCTGGGCGGGGTCGACGGCCTGGTGCACGTGTCCGAGCTGTCCTGGAAGCACATCGACCACCCCTCCGAGGTGGTCGAGGTCGGCCAGGAGGTCGAGGTCGAGGTCCTGGACGTCGACCTGGAGCGCGAGCGGGTCTCGCTGTCGCTCAAGGCGACCCAGGAGGACCCGTGGCGCCAGTTCGCCCGCTCCCACCAGATCGGCGAGCTGATCCCGGGCCGGGTGACCAAGCTGGTGCCCTTCGGCGCCTTCGTCCGGGTCGACGACGGCATCGAGGGCCTGGTCCACATCTCGGAGCTGGCCGAGCGCCACGTCGACATCCCCGAGCAGGTGGTCAGCGTCGGCGAGGAGATCACCGTCAAGGTGATCGACATCGACCTGGACCGCCGCCGCATCTCCCTGTCGCTCAAGCAGGCCGCCCAGGACCAGGCCCAGCTCACCACCCAGGAGGACGAGCTGGCCCTGGAAGAGGGCGCCTACCAGGGCTACGAAGGCGAGTACGCCGAGGGCGTCTACGCCGAGGGGGCCTATGCCGAGGGCGACTACGCCGACGGCAGCTACGTCTATGACGAGCAGGGCAACCCCATCGGGGTGATGCCGGGGACGGCCATGGCCGAGGCGTTCCAGGAGGCCGGCTTCTACGAGGGCACCTACGACGCCGAGGGCCAGCCGGTCGAGGAGCAGGGGCAGGAGGGCGAGCCGACCCCCGAGGCCGAGGCCGGCGAGGCCGAGGCCGGCGAGGCCGGCGACGCCGGCCAGGCCGAGGCCGCGGGCGACGACACCCTCGAGAACATCGTCGAGGACCTGAAGCGCAAGAACGCCGGCGAGTAG
- a CDS encoding alanyl-tRNA editing protein: protein MTEPLYQHDAYLAAFDAQVTGVEPDGVVLDRSAFFPGGGGQPADIGILETGGVELAVTGAQRREGRVVLLVDGEPPPAGAKVRGRLDWQRRHALMRTHTALHMLSGVIGRDYGALVTGGNFEEQKARMDFELSSMSAEFAEAVERALRVEVDADRPVHVSFLSPEEFASRPELIRTKANLVPQGLTEIRVIDIEGLDRQADGGTHVASTGEVGTIYVVGHQSKGKGNKRLRIALDPVPAPPSRSE from the coding sequence GTGACCGAGCCGCTCTACCAGCACGACGCCTACCTTGCCGCCTTCGATGCGCAGGTCACCGGGGTCGAACCCGATGGTGTCGTCCTCGACCGGAGCGCGTTCTTTCCCGGCGGGGGCGGGCAGCCGGCCGACATCGGCATCCTCGAAACCGGGGGGGTCGAGCTGGCCGTGACCGGCGCCCAGCGCCGCGAGGGCCGGGTCGTGCTGCTGGTCGACGGCGAGCCGCCGCCGGCCGGGGCCAAGGTCCGGGGCCGGCTCGACTGGCAGCGCCGCCACGCCCTGATGCGGACCCACACCGCCCTGCACATGCTGTCGGGGGTGATCGGCCGCGACTACGGGGCGCTGGTCACCGGGGGCAACTTCGAGGAGCAGAAGGCCCGGATGGATTTCGAGCTGTCCTCGATGAGCGCCGAGTTCGCCGAGGCGGTCGAGCGGGCGCTGCGGGTCGAGGTCGACGCCGACCGGCCGGTGCACGTGTCGTTCCTGTCCCCCGAGGAGTTCGCCTCGCGGCCCGAGCTGATCCGGACCAAGGCCAACCTGGTCCCCCAGGGCCTGACCGAGATCCGGGTGATCGACATCGAGGGCCTGGACCGCCAGGCCGACGGCGGCACCCACGTGGCCTCGACCGGCGAGGTCGGCACCATCTACGTGGTCGGCCACCAGTCCAAGGGCAAGGGCAACAAGCGCCTGCGCATCGCCCTCGACCCGGTGCCGGCCCCGCCGTCCCGCTCGGAGTGA
- a CDS encoding NUDIX hydrolase produces MTEASWVGWVARLQAIAQAGLELTDGPYDRERYAALRALATEIAAAHLELPSPAERMALDELLAGDGGYPTPKVDVRALVRRDREVLLVRERADGRWSLPGGWADVGWSPAAMVEREVAEESGFQVRARRLLALWDRSRHNPGLYPHSVYKVAVACDLLGGEARPSIETLAAGWFPPGALPELSTGRITAAQIARLIELDDHPELPPDLD; encoded by the coding sequence GTGACCGAGGCGAGCTGGGTCGGCTGGGTCGCCCGGCTCCAGGCGATCGCCCAGGCGGGGCTGGAGCTGACCGACGGGCCGTACGACCGGGAGCGCTACGCGGCCCTGCGCGCCCTGGCCACCGAGATCGCCGCCGCCCACCTGGAGCTGCCGTCGCCGGCCGAGCGGATGGCCCTGGACGAGCTGCTGGCCGGGGACGGCGGCTACCCGACGCCCAAGGTCGACGTGCGCGCCCTGGTCCGGCGGGACCGGGAGGTGCTGCTGGTGCGGGAGCGGGCCGACGGCCGCTGGTCGCTGCCGGGCGGCTGGGCCGACGTCGGCTGGTCGCCGGCGGCGATGGTCGAGCGCGAGGTCGCCGAGGAGTCCGGCTTCCAGGTCCGGGCCCGGCGGCTGCTGGCCCTGTGGGACCGGTCACGCCACAACCCGGGGCTGTACCCCCACTCGGTCTACAAGGTGGCGGTCGCCTGCGACCTGCTCGGCGGCGAGGCCCGGCCCAGCATCGAGACGCTGGCCGCCGGCTGGTTCCCGCCCGGCGCCCTGCCCGAGCTGTCCACCGGCCGCATCACCGCCGCCCAGATCGCCCGGCTGATCGAGCTCGACGACCACCCGGAGCTGCCGCCCGACCTCGACTAG